In Rutidosis leptorrhynchoides isolate AG116_Rl617_1_P2 chromosome 6, CSIRO_AGI_Rlap_v1, whole genome shotgun sequence, the DNA window TGAGAAACTATAACCAGTGAAGGAACCTAAATGCACTCTTAATAAGATAGACAATAGATCTTTAATCTGGTGCTAAGCCTTTTACTCTCAACACAAGCACTTGCAACTTGTAAGATTGACAGTGAAATAACTGTGACCTAAAAGCactctttatataaaataaaatattacaCAAGCAGATGCAGAGTGTTTTAATATCGGCATAAATACTAGTAAGACGGCATTATATTCATGTTGTTACTCATCTCCCTTTCGTTTTcatacacatataaatatatataagcatACTTAGCCGATGAGCACCATATCTAACATGATACATAGTTACATAcacatatagaaatatatatatatatatatatatatatatatatatatatatatatatatatataagcatactTAGCCAGATGAAATCATCAATTAATTGAAGGAAAGGTTTACTAATTCAGATATTAGTCAAACAATGTACATCACATTACATTTCAATCGAACAGTAAACAGCTACAAATTCTCCTAAACTACCAAATCAATATGACCTGAAAAGTAACAGCTCACACGAGTGTATACGGTCCCTGCGCATGTTCTTCATCTTCATCGATCATCGACAACACCGCAGCATACGGCGACTCCATATCATTATCAGATGTCCTTAATATTGCGTGCAAACATATAAAACCTGCAGCAATTGATACAGACAAAATCACATTCCACCAAATACCACTAGTCAGAGCTAGGGCTAATACAGTAACCACGGACACCGCAATCCCAATCAACCGTTCATTTATTTCAAAATCGAAAACGATTAACGGTTCGCTTCGGCCGAAAATGAGGTAAGTTGAGATAGCGATAATGATAAGGAGAATTATTAATGTGAAAAGATGATTCGGAATTAGGGTTAGTAGGAAGATTAGTAAGACGATTAAAAGGTAATTGGCGGGAAATGAGTGGAGATTTTTTTGGAAACGGCTGGAGAGTTGGGGAAATGAGGTTGGGAAGGAGAGGGAAGAGACGGAGATGAAGTCGGGGAACCATGGACGGAGAGAATGGCGGATTTGGGCGGCGGTTGATGGTGATGAAGGCGTTGATGGTGTCGTCATCTGTGATTTTAACAAAAATATATCACCGGAGGAGAAATCGTTGTATGTAATGGTTTTGTTTAAGCCTGATATTTAATTGTTACAATGTTTATGTAtgtgaatgaaaaaaaaaaaaaaaaaaaaacaagta includes these proteins:
- the LOC139855145 gene encoding PRA1 family protein D-like, which encodes MTTPSTPSSPSTAAQIRHSLRPWFPDFISVSSLSFPTSFPQLSSRFQKNLHSFPANYLLIVLLIFLLTLIPNHLFTLIILLIIIAISTYLIFGRSEPLIVFDFEINERLIGIAVSVVTVLALALTSGIWWNVILSVSIAAGFICLHAILRTSDNDMESPYAAVLSMIDEDEEHAQGPYTLV